The sequence gaaatccccaagcaaccaacgtttctaagcaAGCTACCAatacaaggattccaccttgcaagACACTCTATGGTGCTCTCAAaacatatcatcaaagtctaaatgacaaaataacctaattgttctatttatagtctagggcAACACTTGTTacataaatgaccaaaaggtccttaaTGAGCCCAAACAAATGGGCTTGGCTTCTTGGACAGCTTTGGACTGTTGGAACTTGTTCTGTACACTTCAAAGATTGATCCTTGGTTAGGCAGCCCCACAAGCTCGGGTCTTTCCTCACGTCTTCATATCCTCGAGTGCTGAGATGCCTCTTTGACCCGTATTACATTCACcctcacatgctcagtacattcaaaaagtactgatccacatatacgtctatatgctacattgtttaataatataggtacaagttatagcgtgcacatcataatcagatagtttgcagctttcagtcagcaggtgatgagtccttttgattcaaggtcgTGATTCAGTCATAGTCCGAGTAgcattttgtattctttattcagtcgtatcgATTAAGGATAGTtggggggtcatgtcccgactacctatagtcaatactagtagagccTTCATAGACAATcggtagagttgatgtatttgttttTAGCCTTGTTCGTATAattagagttgtaatcattttaatatagttttgtattgatcatattcaaAAAAGATTTATCTTCCGCATTTTTCTTTCGAATTTGTGTATTTTATTCAATTGCTcataagttatgccagtataagggttagctagggatcacttgtggtcctaagcaccgtgtgacgtccaggggtagtctcggggtgttacacgCCTGCATTGCACATGGACCTTATGAGTCCCCCATGGGTCCTGACCTTAAAGCCATTGTTCGGTAGGTGTGTACACAACACATGTATTACATTGCATCGCATTTCATTGATTCATTTAGTTCAGATTGGTTAAAGTGTATTTGTTGACCTTATATTTATTGTATATGTGTTATTTATTTCACTTGAATGAGAAATTCTTGGATTGCGTTATGATATCCTTATGACTGTTAAACTTGACTATTCAGTTATATTGTGGTGGTTTTCCTGAGTGCAGgttgtatgtttgtttttagaTGATTTATGTCGTGTCACTCGTCAGCACTTTGAATTAGGGTCGGTCGATGATGCTTGCTGAGTACACGTAGTTTCGTACTCACTCTTACTTTTTTTGCACCCTACGTGCAGGTACAGATCTGACGACCTCCAAATATTGATTTCTGTGGTTCCTTCTTTGCTAGCATCATTGGAGATTCGAGGTAGCTGTTACTGGCTTTAGAGACTACTGAAATCTTCTTCAGCCTTATCCTTATGCATTTTTCGCATTTTGAAAGACTCACACTTTCTTTTTGTTCTGTATTTAGTGGCTTGTATTAGTGACTTCCAGACCTGAATTATCTATGATTTGATTTTTACCAATCTATTAATGTACTTATGAGATTATTCAGAATTGgttatgttcttattttcttcGGCTTCTTTGAGTTTGGGATGTTGTTCTTGAAATTGGATAGTTGACTTACCTATCACGGAGGATTGGATAGGTGCCATCACGATCCcgaatttgggtcgtgacactacgaccccttagattattttttactgtatttctgtggcatatatttattgGTTGGGCAATTGCGTGAATACGCGCACACTGAGCGTGTGAGGGTTTGAAGTGGTTCAACTAAACAAATATATCACGAAAATATGGTAATAAATGGTCTAGGGGGAATAGGACCCCTGCAAAGTTGAggcgtgttacaacaaatttcgtcAAAGATTAGGTATATTTCGAATCTTTTTCCTATTATTAAGTTGCTCACTTAAATCATGGTATTTTATTTACtgtttttatccttttttcttttatttatttggtaGATTTTGTTAGATTTCTATTGTTCTGTTTTGAAAGTAAGAATTATTGATAGTTTTTATAATATTGAttcttaaattatatatttatgtgattttcactttttttttggggggggggggggggggggcaagtTATATATTTGACTCATCAAATAATTACACTCGCtagctaaaaaataaaaatatctagtattattttgtataaaaaattatatttaatattatcatacaataatatatcaaaaaaaaaaatttaatgactaTTTTTACTATAAGAAGTCACAATAAGCAGCTGAAACAGGCTGCTCATAGTCGGCATGCCTGTTCCAGCTgattcaatcgtgattttactacattacccctaagtaattattataagtcatttaagtattaaaaaattaataatatttaataaaagaattaaGAGATACATTTATTACACGAccgcttcagctacttcaactgtgattttactatatcactcataattaattattatagtttatttaagtattaaaaaactaataatatttaataaaaaaagataaaataaataaaaaatgataaattattttttgatgttttaaattaacttgacatcttatatgggaccacttaaaaaaaatcacaagtatttgttacaataattttactatacatttctaattagtagaatagaaaaaaatatttcaaatcacagtaattaaaaacttaaattatttaaaaaatataattgactatcaatggcacaaaagtttgaacaatttaaaatattgttatacaaatttcatcaatctaaatataataatatatgcctaatttagaatttatcaaccaagcAAATGAAAGTTTTAATTAAATGGTAGAATCATAACATAGAATTTTTAAGGATCAATATTGAACCGTGTGTAGCACGGCTATCTAATAGTGAAAATTATCCTAGATATCATTTTAAGAAGGTTTTTTACATGTTATAActttactttttcataattacaaGTTGCAGCAGTtttgataaattatattttattaaaaacaaaaaagtacaaaaaaatatatcCTACACGTTTCTTACTTCCTAAATCATCTCCCTTTTAAATCCTCTTCATCTTTCTTGTTTTTACTCCTACATCTCTCCTCTTCTTACTCTTCTCCCAAAATATAATGCAATCTTCATCAAATTttatggttaaaaaaaaaaagaacaattgatttccaccattctcactaaTAATTTCTTACTTTTAGGATAAAAAAGAAATCCCATGTTTATCTCTCTCTGATCTAGATAATACCTTCAATAATTATACATTTATTCATCTGTAATCTCTCGACATTTGAAAATTCTTATCAATTGATCATTAGCCGTTTCATTTTTTATGTTCGATTTTGTgcttatctattttatttttattgagtgaTTCAGTTTTGTGTCTTTTCTCATtgattttcatttgagttttatcaaaatttatttgaatcgTGTCTCAAAATCTTAAGTTTGATTTTATTCCTACAAGAGCTCAAGATGTATAGATTGTGTTGTATAAAAAATCTTTATGAATGATAATAAAAAGACAATACATCAAAACCCCCCCTAAACTAGTCTCCGCAACTTACTTTGACACTTAAACTAAGTTTCTATTTACTTACCCCTCTCAACATCTTTAAACTGAATTAATTTCCCCCTTAATATCTAACACCACTCTCATGAGGGAGAGGGCATTACACTCGCTGCCACATCATAACCacgtaaataaaatattttttttaatatttatatataaaaatatatataaatatatattatatatatacatattttaaaatatataaaatattttaaatttaaaaaatacccCACCCCCATTTTCGTTCTTCTTCATAACCACCCACCCCTCCTTCCCCTCCCCCCTCCCATCCACCCCCAACCTACACAGACACTCCGTCCACCCCCTACACTGCCACACCTGCAcatacccctatctaccttcgtCCACCCCACACAACAATATCTGCACACACACATCAAATTTTTTGGTGAATTTTCACCGGAAAACGCCATTATCAGACACCATTGAAAAATACAgtaccaattttattttatcaaattatcctaaaaaaaaaacacaatcaaAGATGACTAtcaatgaagtttttgatacacGTGTGTTGAATCTACAACAATCAAATCTACAACAAttacaaatcaagaaatcaacaatTACTTTAGAACTCAAGAAATTTTGTTGTAGAttcaacaacaaatcaagaaatcttattttttttttattgtcaaATTCAAGAAATGAGTGGTGGTGGATGGGGCCAGTTAAAGGGAGGAGTGGGGTGGGGGTGTTGGCGTGGGGGATGGGTGAAGAAGGAGGGAATTAAATTCACCCCTAgtaggatttaaaaaaaaattcacgcatttttttttctttttctttttttaaatgtcacgtcagcattaagggtgaatttaattcactCTAAAGATGTTAAGAGGGATAAATAAATGcgtgttaagtttaagtgctaaagtaagtcggagtgacaagtttagggggaatttgatgtattatctctataataaataaaatttatgtgAACACAAGAGTACTTGTACTTATTTCCATTTCATATAATTAAGGaaaaacattatcaaaaatattattcattaAACAAAGAATTATCGTGTATAAAGTGGTATGAAAATTATGAGGATcaatttatatattcattttatacattaaattatttaaaaacatgtaaaaatataaagaacaaatatTCATACCAATTTCCACCCCAAAAAATTAGTGTAATTTCAAACCTGATTAACAGTTATAATAGACTTGTTGATGACATGAATACCAACTTTTATATTCATTTCATCTACTAAATtatttaataacatataaaaattgaaaaaactcaACCTTTATATCAATTTTAGACCCTAAAAATTGATACAATTTCCAACCCTATTAATAATCACAATAAATTTGTCAAGACATGAACAACATTtcgtatatttattttcatgtgaaTGAGTATAGAACAAATTAATGTATTGATTCGTATCAATAACACAATAATACACCAAATAACACATCTGCATGCTAAAATAGCTTTAACACGAACATAAACTTTTTACACCATATTTCATACTCCAAGTACTCCAAATATGTACAACACTCTACACCAACTTTGTACCTCAatttaacaataatttttttttctttgaatataaatcaaaaataatttcgCCATCTAAAGGTACCATTAAGCCTTCcacttttcataaaaataatacataatacaTTTGCATAGAATTAACAAAATAACCTAACAACTAATTTATgtataaattacaaaaaaatttatcatatatttgtTCAGTAAGGCTGTAATATTTTACCTGACATCCAacatcatatatatttatgattttgaacgaAAATGAAGAAGTTTATTCtgcaagaagaagatgaagtttaATATGTTTGAATTATGAAAGAttagaaaaagcaaaaaaattgagagagataTATGGAGATGGTTAGTATCCTATTTTTAGTTGTCAACATTTTTTAAGGgatgttgtttttctttctttttttttttttttttaaaaaaaaaacaaaacatttttatctctttttatgtTGTGCCTCAATAAGTATACGTTTGTTGATAGTTgaagaaataagaagaataacagattcaatttgaaaaaaggaaaaaaaaaaagtttcaagaGAGAAATTAGGGATCATTAATATCTTTTTGTTAACTGGTGTCTTTTTTTAaggatgaattttttattttttttaatcattttttcctttattattttattaaaaaagttGCTATTTATTGCAATCTAAAAAATATTGTTATGATTTGGAATTAACAATCTAAGGCtgtatatttagatttttttcccaATCTAATATCGGCTTTCTTTTATTTGGGCTTCAAGtatttaacttatatataatatcttgttttgaattaatttagatAATTTCAGAAATCTTCCTGATGATTGGTTTTGTAACAGTAACATTAATCTTTCTTGTGATTTgtcaatttcacatattttcgattttaattattttgtagatGGAATGACCAAATTCTTGTGCTTGAAATTGTTTGTCagattgatcattctacttattattttatacttCAAGTGGATGAAACTCAAACATTTTAAACCCCACTAACTATTGACTACACTTATGTGACACTAAAATAATTGAGTTGGACAAAATGGGTGACTACACACATTTAAAAAGCAAGTGGCTACAACTCTTTTTCTCTATATAGTATCTTTTGAATATGGTTTATTTCATCGGATTAGCAGCGTGTATAAGATATAGTTAAATTATTCTAAACCAATCATAACGGTTCAAggatatgaattatgaatatgattgCTAGCCAAGCACGGGATGCACCAAAGCTAAGTGGCCATAGTTACACACCTTATGTCCACCATCAGGACAGATTAAGGCTAAGCACAAATACGTTTTTTTTGCTTAAATTaagtatttatattaaaaaattatcaaacatttatatatattaaatttaaaactcAGGTACTAATAATTTGGAAAGCCAACTTTTAATTTAGCAGTCCTCAAAATGAAAGCATATTTGAATCACGAAAAGTAGAAAACAGGAGGCAGAGAAGTCAAGAGGGACACTTTTGTAGCAACAAACAAAGTACAACCATTCCAAAGGCTTTCTCCATCAAATCACAACTGATGATCGAGGGAACTGCAGTCCTAAATCTAAGACCAACACTTTCATATGCCAAAAATATacaaaagttttgatttttctagGATTTGGCATTTTTctttcaaatagctaattaagatcatataaactataaaaaaaaaaaaaaaaaaaaaagagagagagagaaaaacacaAGTACCCCTAAAGTTACAAAATCCAGTAACTCCCCTAAGCAATCATTTCATCCGATTTCCATGGGTAGAAATAGCAAGATCAGGGAAATTAAAAATTTCCCCTGCTGTTGCGCCAACGAAGCCACCCTCTCCTCCACTAGCAAGCTGCCACGTGCTTCCCAACATACTGGCTCCAGTGCCATTAGCGCTGTTGTTTTCAACATTGCTATGTGAAACTCCAGGAAACGGCCAAATGGGCCTGCCAAGACCAAAGCCCATATCTTCAATTCCAGACCCAACGCCAACTCCAAGCCCAAATCCACCAAGTGCTAAAAGCCCACCAGGCCCTTGAGCACTGCTCAACAACGAAGTGAAACTCCCACACATGTTCACATTCGGCTTCACGTCGAAGGGTAGTGAACCCCCATGATCGGCAGTTAAAGGAACCAAGAAAGCCGACGGGTTAGACGCGTGTTGGTAATCTCGAGGAGAGAGCGTGGAGGACAAACTGCTGTTAGTTGTGATCGTACGTGACCGCTTGGCATTTTTGCGACTTCCTCCCCCAATAGGGATGTCACGAAGAGTTCCGCCGTGTGTCCAGTAACGGCGGCAAGCTTTGCAGAAGTGACGTGGCTGAGAGAAATTGTAGTTGTTGTAGTAACAGAATTTGGTGTTGATGGAATCACAACGTGGACAAGGAAGATGCTCAGGCTCTGGAGCCGGTGCACCTCCTTGCTGTTGCTTGGTAACTCTTCGCTCATTAACATCGGAAGGCATTTTTGCTTCTGTTAAGAAGAAGGAGGACAAAGAGATTTGCTATTAAGTTTTAATGAAGTGAAAAGAGAGATGTTGTGGGGTTTATGGAAGCATGTGGTGGGGTTTATATGGAAGATTGGCAGTAGTACTCTCAGAGAGAGAGAGAATCTGTGTTGCGCTAAGTGGAACAGGCAACAGATTTCTGAAGGATTCTGAGGGTCTTGTGCTAAAGAACAGAGAGCAGCTTTAACAGGGAgctatttattttgttttctgtTTGCTACTCTAGCTATGGATATACATATTCAGACGGCTCGAAAACGGCTTTGTTTATGGGGTTCGTTCATAAGTGGAGGCTTTTGTTACCCAATTACTCTACATGTACATAAAAAAACCATATACATTCAACCACTTGTACAACACTAACTGTCCCATTACTGGGGGAATATGTTCCTGCAAGTTAATTAAGCACGATTAATTAGTGTGCAGTTGTACATTTACTTTGTTGTCTAATTATAAAATTACGCTGCCATTACAACTCACGAGGTAATAGATACGGCTACAGTCACCTACTATTTGGTACTACTACTCCATTATGAGTGAGTGTAATGTAATCTTCCTTGAAGTACTATAACGAGCGGTGAGTCTCCTTGTAGGTTGTAACTAGCAACATCATTTACAGTTAGGTCTCGAGTTGTATTCCATTTTGATGTTtgtaatgataaaaataaaatggacgtgtctaatttattaaatattcaatattACAGATCAATCCATCATTGAGGAGGATCGGCGCTGATAATAATTTATTCTTCAGTTcttttatttagatataaatatGTTGGGCAAGTGTTGAATTACTATTACGTTGCATGATTATTGTTGTTTAGATAAATACTACTTCGTTTTTTTCACATAATCATATCATAGTCAAACCAAACTAAAAACGTGAAGATGTATACTTTATTAGTGTGGGATTGATTTATAagtattattttagaaaaatcttTGCTAGTGTAAGAGGACAACATTTACTTTATTTCCTTCCCACTTTAAACAAAGAAGAGTTTCTATATTTGCCACTTTTATTACTCATCATTATAACAAGCAACATGACTCCGATCCGATGTTACGTAAAAACTtggtcaaaaatgagaaaaaaaccTAGCCACAAACGAGTCAAAAGTTGAAGGAAACAAGTGAAATTTATATCACCCTATGAAGAAATGATGTAAGTGGGGACAAAAGTGGAAAACAAACCAAAATTTTGAAAGAGGTGAGCGGGACATAGTGAGCGTGTAGAAACAGGGAAAAGATATTACtctccctccgtttcatattagttagaTAGATTTGATAGATTTattaaacaaaatatttattaaggACTTATTTTACTTTCTCCATCTCATTTTATCTATCTCAAATTGGGATGATacaattattaagaaaaataataaataacatgactagtttatcatattaaatgatgtttatattttaatttaaagaaaaaataattaattcaaaggataaaataaaaaaaaattgtcttgtcttaataaaaaaaagataagtaaaatgagacaacaaattaagaaatttgaggTGGATAAAATGGACGGAGGAAGTATCAAATTAGCcctattaattatactttgaaaatataaatttgaatatacataacttatttaatcatttaatgataagaatattattaaaaaatatattaaaatctttttaattttatcaataaataactaaattaaaataaatatttttaaaaaatgaccaactaaaataaaatgaagagagCAGAAAAGGTGGACTTATAGATGCATACCGACAATATTATGAATGTCGGATTAGCGTGGCTGTTCAATTATTGGACATTTGGACTGTTCCCAGACAACCCACCCCGTCGCCCACCCCCTCAAGTACTATCTCATCTCAAATTATTCTTTTAGCATTAAATATGCTATGGtataaattttttgttatttgtagATTTAATTTAAGTACGATTTTAAACCTTTGTCGCTAGTGTATCTGTGTAAGTATGAGAcatgtaaattaaaattttctttttcaaaaaattgaaaggTAATTAGTAATAGGATCACGTACGTAGTTAGAGTGAAGGGAGTAGTACTCCTTATGTTCCAATTTAGTTGATGATTGGATACgaaattttgaaaaaggaaaaagtacTTCTAAAAGAAATGTGATTTAAAATAGTAAGATTTAGATAATTGTATGATTATAATGActtattatgaataaaattgaagatttcaaaattaaataatgtaaatataaaaagATGATATTCTTATAAATATTACTCCGTGTGAAAATATTTCATTGGATATATAAATTACTCCCTCTTACACAATTTATATGGTACCACTCTTCTTTTTAATATGTCCGAGTGTTTTTAGACTAtaaattttaaaacatttttttatAATGTCTCATTAAGTTAACATggatatttgaaattaattagttaCTAAATATAAAAGGATGTGGCTTAAAAGAAAAGACTATTCACATAAATTGAAAATTAGCTAGTATATATGAAAAAAGTTGGTCATATAAATAGAGTCATTAGGAGGGCCTTATCAGATTTGCTATACTTGGACTGAGAATTTTTTAAACAGCTTATTTAACTTCCTGAGATAAGTAATAAAATATGCATATACTTTATCCTTCTAATACCTCATTAGTGAGATTTTCTACAGGGTACTTTACGTTGTTGTTGTTAAGAGGTCCCTATGTTAGAATTGTCGATTTGTAGAGATTCCCCAAAATCAGAGTACTATTGATTTGTTTCAATTCCGTACCCTCATCCCCAATATTCTCTGCCGGATTTCTCGCTCAACTGTGACTCTGAGTCTATTGTAGTATTGAGTATTGACCACCTCTCACATCCTCTTTTAATCCCACGGTAACTTCTATTTCCCCCCTGCGCCCACTAGCTAGGGTTTACAACAGGTCTCTGTTAGATTATAATAGAATGAAACAATGACTGGTCATTTTATATCTAATGTTTGTTTAGGTTAAAATGGTTTGATTGTTGACATGACTAAACACATATGACAATacaacttcaaattctaaaaCCGCTAGCTTCATTTAACTTTTTTCTATCTGGCACCGAACCATGAAACGGAGTTCGTTGTTATATGTTTTAATTTTCTAATCATTCTTCCTCCACCTCAACCTACAAAAGATATTGGTTATTCGTACCTTATTTGCTTACGGTGTTGGTCAATAAGGAATATCGAAGTATTAAGTAGTGTGCGTTAATTAACCTAAATCTTTTGTATGgaatatgaaagaagaaaagatgtGATCAATTAAATGCGATTCAGTAAtgagaatgcatgctaaatttgTGACATGCATTTATATGCCCATGGGGTAAACTTGGGTACTTAGTTGGAATAATTTTAACCGTTTGATCTACATGTAATGTAACAACAAGGCCAGATATTCCAAATACTAGGCTGGGAGATGGAAGGCAGACAAGTGTGAGGAAGATAAGAGACAATAAGGTCAGGAAGGAGTAAGGGTAGTCAAAGCGGTCGGAGATTTGTTGCGGATTCTCAGTGGCATGCGCGCGGCGTCATCCCTCACCTGTTGCTATCGCCAAATGCATGCATACAATGAATGCTATGCCTAGGGGTGTGAAAAATCGATTCAACCGATAAATCTAACGGATAAAAATGTCATTGACTTATCGATATTAGATTATTGaattaataattttgtaaatttttatggGGCTATCAGTTTTATTTCTGATTTTAAGGTTTTAATTAATAgttaaatcgataacccaataaaattctatatttattcataattataaaatagTTGCTTTAAATTTAAGTGCTTGCATTTTATATTATAGTTGTTGTCTTAGTGCTTacaatttatgtaaattttatacATGAATACAGCgtagaacaaataaaaatatgagaaagtaaaaaataaaattggagagTATTTTTCTCATcggttaaatcaaaaatcaaatcgatACGGACCAAAACGATTAATTGAAATCCGGTAATGAACATCTTATTTATTTGGTTATCGATTTAGCGTGTTTTACCCATCGAATCTCGATAAACTAAATCAATAATGTACAAAACAAAGTCGAATCGACTGATGCGCATCCATAGTTATGCCCCTACATATTCCTTCCGTCTCAATTTACATTGCATGATTGAAATTTcgatattcaaattttgaatttgaacgTAAAAACTTAAAGTCTTggaaataaaatatgaaacttcaatcaaataaaaatttagttaactctcaaaatttcGATAAAACAGATAATTTGAGACGAATGGAGAATATATTAAGACTGTTGTACCCTTTGACTGTGTTGCACTCCTTTCATCTCAAGTCGTTTTCCGCGGCAGAGTAGTACACACGCGATCTGTGTGTGTTTGTCGACGACTGCCATCTCTTGATTGGAGTTTGCCAATAATAGATCGACAATCTCCACATCATGTAGATCTCCCTTCTCACCTTCTGCTTTAGTTACCACTCTttctttttgtcattttcttcTGGGAATATGATTCCTTCTTACTTCTTACCTTCCCTCCCTTTGATAACCTTTTCTTTCAAAATACTATGTacaaactagatttttttttgtttgaggaTTTTGGACCAgctcaattttattttctatctgTCCAACGTACATGGACTAGTCTTTTATAAGGAAAAAACTAAACTGTCTTGGTAATTCTTTCGGGGTCCAGTAGGGGGTAAAGATGATAATTTTgagtaaaaattaatattaatttttttcatgattaatttgaggtattagattatttttaaataatttttacacTAAAATGATGGAACATAATTGATCTCATTCCCATCATTGTTCCAAACTGTCCCTTAAATTATTCTGTTGGTGTTTTTCTATTAAAATAATGATATTAGCCATCTTATAAATTCAAATGCAACATGTAAGATAATAAAGAACGTGTATACAACATAAATTCTTTAGttaatgaaattaattacataaaattcttttaaattttctctctcctgatttttataaatatactcatacattcggcCGTCCATCATATAAAGGTCAAATTGTTGATAAAACAGTTAATCCTATATTTAAAGTaagataaatcataaattattttattattccttAATTAATGGCAATAATTAGCTAACATTAACTAGTGTATGAATAAAAATA comes from Capsicum annuum cultivar UCD-10X-F1 chromosome 2, UCD10Xv1.1, whole genome shotgun sequence and encodes:
- the LOC107861403 gene encoding dof zinc finger protein DOF3.4; amino-acid sequence: MPSDVNERRVTKQQQGGAPAPEPEHLPCPRCDSINTKFCYYNNYNFSQPRHFCKACRRYWTHGGTLRDIPIGGGSRKNAKRSRTITTNSSLSSTLSPRDYQHASNPSAFLVPLTADHGGSLPFDVKPNVNMCGSFTSLLSSAQGPGGLLALGGFGLGVGVGSGIEDMGFGLGRPIWPFPGVSHSNVENNSANGTGASMLGSTWQLASGGEGGFVGATAGEIFNFPDLAISTHGNRMK